A window from Variovorax sp. PBL-E5 encodes these proteins:
- the mutL gene encoding DNA mismatch repair endonuclease MutL produces the protein MSALPSLSSAANRRPIRDLPDELISQIAAGEVVERPASVVRELLDNALDAGARQITVRLSAGGVRLISVEDDGAGLPRDELPLALRRHATSKIASLGDLETVGTMGFRGEALAAINAIAELSLLSRFEGADSAFALDGRTGELQPVARATGTTVEVRELFFATPARRKFLKTDATELAHCIEAVRRHALARPDVSFAVWHEGRLVEQWRAAGERDRRLADALGDDFVAQSVAVDHDSGPVRVSGRAGIPDAARARGDQQFFYVNGRFVRDKVLAHAVRSAYEDVLHGQRQPVYALYLQIDPARVDVNVHPTKIEVRFRDGREVHQAVRHAIENALAAPRAGDAATTPPAPFFKPREPASMPAWTQPSMHFAAERGLGDAAAMWPVDRRETPVAPAQITPATTGTVTHAQASGDALATPASHATDKADAWPLGRALAQLQGIYILAENSQGMVIVDMHAAHERIVYERLKTQLDGAAIGSQPLLIPATFAATPQEVATAEACAAVLPSLGLEITPFSPRTLAVRAVPSTLADGDPVELARSVLAELANHDASTVVQRAQNELLSTMACHGAVRANRKLTIDEMNALLRQMEATERSDQCNHGRPTWRQVSLRELDALFMRGR, from the coding sequence GTGAGCGCCCTCCCCTCCCTGTCGTCCGCAGCCAACCGCCGCCCGATCCGCGACCTGCCCGACGAACTGATCAGCCAGATCGCAGCCGGCGAGGTCGTCGAGCGGCCCGCGTCGGTGGTACGCGAACTGCTCGACAACGCACTCGATGCCGGCGCGCGCCAGATCACGGTGCGCCTGTCGGCCGGCGGCGTGCGGCTGATCTCGGTGGAAGACGACGGCGCCGGCTTGCCGCGCGACGAATTGCCGCTCGCGCTGCGCCGCCATGCGACCAGCAAGATCGCGAGCCTCGGCGATCTCGAGACCGTCGGCACGATGGGCTTTCGCGGCGAGGCGCTGGCTGCCATCAATGCCATCGCCGAGCTCAGCCTGCTGTCGCGCTTCGAGGGCGCCGATTCGGCCTTCGCGCTCGACGGCCGCACCGGCGAGCTGCAGCCGGTGGCACGGGCGACCGGCACCACAGTCGAGGTGCGCGAGCTCTTCTTCGCGACGCCCGCGCGGCGCAAGTTCCTGAAGACCGATGCCACCGAACTCGCGCATTGCATCGAGGCCGTGCGCCGCCATGCACTGGCGCGGCCCGATGTCAGCTTCGCGGTCTGGCACGAAGGCCGGCTCGTCGAGCAATGGCGCGCGGCCGGTGAGCGCGACCGGCGCCTGGCCGATGCGCTGGGCGACGACTTCGTGGCGCAGAGCGTCGCGGTCGACCACGACAGCGGCCCGGTGCGCGTGAGCGGCCGTGCCGGCATTCCCGATGCGGCACGCGCGCGCGGCGACCAGCAGTTCTTCTACGTCAACGGCCGTTTCGTGCGCGACAAGGTGCTGGCCCATGCCGTGCGCAGCGCCTACGAGGACGTGCTGCACGGCCAGCGCCAGCCGGTCTATGCGCTGTACCTGCAGATCGATCCGGCGCGGGTCGATGTCAACGTGCATCCGACCAAGATCGAGGTGCGCTTTCGCGATGGGCGCGAGGTGCACCAGGCGGTGCGCCATGCGATCGAGAATGCACTGGCCGCGCCGCGTGCGGGCGACGCCGCCACCACGCCGCCCGCGCCGTTCTTCAAGCCGCGAGAGCCCGCGTCGATGCCGGCATGGACGCAGCCTTCGATGCATTTCGCGGCCGAACGCGGCCTGGGCGATGCCGCGGCGATGTGGCCCGTCGACCGCCGCGAGACGCCCGTGGCACCGGCGCAGATCACGCCTGCGACCACTGGCACGGTCACGCACGCGCAAGCGTCCGGCGACGCGCTCGCGACACCTGCATCGCATGCGACTGACAAAGCCGACGCATGGCCGCTCGGCCGCGCACTGGCCCAGCTGCAAGGCATCTACATCCTGGCCGAGAACAGCCAGGGCATGGTGATCGTCGACATGCATGCCGCGCACGAGCGCATCGTCTACGAGCGTCTGAAGACACAGCTCGACGGCGCCGCGATCGGCAGCCAGCCGCTCCTGATCCCGGCCACCTTCGCCGCCACGCCGCAGGAAGTCGCGACGGCCGAGGCCTGCGCCGCGGTGCTGCCTTCGCTCGGCCTGGAGATCACGCCCTTCTCGCCGCGCACGCTGGCGGTGCGCGCCGTGCCCAGCACGCTGGCCGATGGCGATCCGGTCGAGCTCGCGCGCAGCGTGCTGGCCGAGCTCGCGAACCACGATGCGAGCACGGTGGTGCAGCGCGCCCAGAACGAATTGCTGTCGACCATGGCCTGCCACGGCGCGGTGCGCGCCAACCGCAAGCTGACCATCGACGAGATGAACGCGCTGCTGCGCCAGATGGAAGCCACCGAGCGCTCGGACCAATGCAACCATGGCCGGCCGACCTGGCGCCAGGTGTCGCTGCGCGAACTCGACGCACTGTTCATGCGCGGCCGCTGA
- a CDS encoding dienelactone hydrolase family protein: MAGQYIDMKAGDGSGTFRGYLALPSAGSGPGLVLAQEIFGINKTMRDVADYYAEEGYVVLVPDIFWRQEPNVELGYSEADWQRAFGFFQGFDEARGMEDIQTAITTLRGRTEVNGKVGVLGFCLGGKLAYLAACRTDADVSVGYYGVGIDAALGEADKITKPLVLHIAELDKFCPPEARDKIVKTLQGRDHVTLYVYPGMDHAFARVGGEHYHKPSALMAHERSIGALKAAMGPHYDLSALWDKHCEYEFGTRNVDDTMSTMVAEPYVNHIPTMTGGVGYRALHRFYTNHFVNSNPPDTALTPISRTVGATQVVDEMLFSFTHTTEIPWMLPGVKPTGKKVEVPLLAVIKFRGDKLYHEHIYWDQASVLVQVGLLDAKLLPVAGVEQGRKLLDETLPSNGLMPEWTASTKG, translated from the coding sequence ATGGCAGGTCAATACATCGACATGAAGGCCGGCGACGGCAGTGGCACTTTTCGCGGCTACCTCGCCTTGCCGAGCGCAGGCAGCGGACCGGGCCTGGTGCTGGCGCAAGAGATCTTCGGCATCAACAAGACCATGCGCGACGTGGCCGACTACTACGCCGAGGAAGGCTACGTGGTGCTGGTGCCCGACATCTTCTGGCGCCAGGAGCCCAACGTCGAACTCGGCTACAGCGAAGCCGACTGGCAGCGCGCCTTCGGCTTCTTCCAGGGCTTCGACGAGGCCAGGGGCATGGAGGACATCCAGACCGCGATCACCACGCTGCGCGGCCGCACCGAGGTCAACGGCAAGGTCGGCGTGCTCGGCTTCTGCCTCGGCGGCAAGCTGGCCTATCTCGCGGCCTGCCGCACCGATGCCGATGTCTCGGTGGGCTACTACGGCGTAGGCATCGATGCCGCGCTCGGCGAAGCCGACAAGATCACGAAGCCGCTGGTGCTGCACATCGCCGAGCTCGACAAGTTCTGCCCGCCCGAGGCACGCGACAAGATCGTGAAGACGCTGCAGGGCCGCGACCACGTCACGCTCTACGTCTACCCCGGCATGGATCACGCCTTCGCGCGCGTCGGCGGCGAGCACTATCACAAGCCCTCGGCGCTGATGGCGCACGAGCGCAGCATCGGCGCGCTCAAGGCCGCGATGGGTCCGCACTACGACCTCTCGGCGCTGTGGGACAAGCACTGCGAGTACGAGTTCGGCACCCGCAACGTCGACGACACCATGAGCACCATGGTCGCCGAGCCCTACGTGAACCACATCCCGACCATGACCGGCGGTGTCGGCTACAGGGCGCTGCATCGCTTCTACACGAACCACTTCGTCAACAGCAATCCGCCCGACACCGCGCTGACGCCGATCTCGCGCACCGTCGGCGCCACGCAGGTGGTCGACGAGATGCTGTTCAGCTTCACCCACACCACCGAGATTCCATGGATGCTGCCGGGCGTCAAGCCGACTGGCAAGAAAGTCGAGGTGCCCTTGCTGGCCGTCATCAAGTTCCGCGGCGACAAGCTCTACCACGAGCACATCTACTGGGATCAGGCCAGCGTGCTGGTGCAGGTGGGCTTGCTCGATGCGAAGCTTCTGCCGGTGGCTGGGGTGGAGCAGGGGCGCAAGTTGCTGGACGAGACGCTGCCGTCGAATGGCTTGATGCCCGAGTGGACGGCGTCGACGAAAGGCTGA